From one Coffea eugenioides isolate CCC68of chromosome 11, Ceug_1.0, whole genome shotgun sequence genomic stretch:
- the LOC113753737 gene encoding phosphate transporter PHO1 homolog 1 isoform X1, translating into MVKFSKQFEGQLVPEWKEAFVDYWQLKKDLKRIHLLNPENTSVNKQPKQESCFSFSSLRKFSLLGHQQREHKVIQVHRKLASSASKGDMYETELLEQFADTDAAKEFFILLDLQLNKVNQFYKAKEVEFLERGDSLKKQMQILVELKTLLQDERAKGSSAQDSKEDVSISGTISCDEESTTDKAEQEKGQDNPTDESDKSDVQYEDCSKPDELSKSISSKRVDGKFRSLSTRVINCQGKNLRIHIPLTNPTRTFSAITYLLWDDLVNQSSKKYGVEGSRLHINKTKLHHAEKMIRGAFIELYRGLGYLQTYRNLNLLAFVKILKKFDKVTNQQVLPIYLRVVESSYFNSSDKVLKLADEVEEIFVKHFAEDDRRKAMKYLKPTQRKESHSVTFFIGLFSGCFLALLIGYVIMAHVTGTYRPKSKTNIYMETVYPVLSMFSLLFLHFFLYGCNIFMWRKTRINYSFIFELSPTRELKYRDVFLICTTSMTVVVGVLFVHLLLIAKGYNAQIQAIPGLLLLVFLLVLVCPLNIIYKSSRYRFLCVIRNIILSPLYKVVMLDFFMADQLCSQVPMLRNLEYVACYYISGSYKTQDYGLCMRNKNYRDLAYAVSFLPYYWRAMQCARRWFDEGHTSHLVNLGKYVSAMLAAGAKVAYEKERSSGWLCLLVVISSAATVYQLYWDFVKDWGLLQPHSKNPWLRDELMLRRKFIYYFSMGLNLVLRLAWLQTVFHYNFGNVDYRVTGLLLAALEVVRRGHWNFYRLENEHLNNAGKFRAVKTIPLPFHEVDDQD; encoded by the exons ATGGTGAAGTTCTCTAAGCAATTTGAGGGTCAGCTGGTCCCTGAATGGAAAGAGGCTTTTGTAGATTATTGGCAACTCAAGAAAGACCTTAAGCGAATTCATCTCCTCAACCCTGAAAACACAAGTGTTAATAAGCagccaaaacaagaaagttgttTCTCCTTCTCTTCTTTAAGAAAGTTTTCTTTGCTTGGACATCAGCAAAGAGAACACAAGGTCATTCAA GTTCACCGAAAACTTGCGTCCTCAGCAAGCAAGGGAGATATGTACGAGACTGAATTGCTCGAGCAATTTGCTGATACCGATGCAGCGAAAGAGTTCTTCATACTTCTGGACCTTCAACTTAACAAAGTGAACCAATTTTACAAGGCGAAAGAGGTAGAGTTTCTTGAGAGAGGCGACTCACTGAAGAAACAAATGCAGATTCTTGTAGAGCTCAAAACCTTACTCCAGGATGAACGTGCTAAAGGGTCCTCTGCTCAAGATTCAAAAGAGGACGTTTCAATCTCAGGCACCATTTCTTGCG ATGAAGAATCTACCACAGACAAGGCAGAGCAAGAGAAGGGGCAGGACAATCCAACAGATGAGTCTGATAAAAGCGATGTCCAATACGAAGACTGTTCAAAACCAGATGAATTGTCCAAATCTATAAGTTCGAAGAGAGTAGATGGCAAATTCAGGAGTCTTTCGACTCGTGTTATCAACTGCCAGGGGAAAAATCTAAGAATTCACATTCCACTGACAAATCCAACACGTACATTCTCAGCAATAACATATCTACTTTGGGATGATTTGGTCAATCAATCATCCAAGAAATATGGTGTAGAAGGAAGTAGACTGCACATAAACAAAACAAAGCTACATCATGCTGAGAAAATGATCAGAGGAGCTTTCATTGAGCTCTACAGAGGATTGGGGTACCTCCAAACTTACAG GAACTTAAACTTGCttgcttttgtgaaaattttgaaaaaatttgacaaA GTGACTAACCAACAAGTTCTTCCCATTTATTTAAGAGTGGTCGAGAGTTCGTACTTCAACAGCTCAGACAAG GTTTTGAAGTTAGCAGATGAAGTCGAAGAAATATTTGTTAAACACTTTGCTGAAGATGACAGAAGAAAGGCCATGAAATACCTCAAACCTACACAGCGTAAAGAATCACATTCTGTGACGTTCTTCATTG GATTGTTCAGTGGGTGTTTCCTTGCGCTATTGATTGGATATGTCATCATGGCTCATGTCACGGGAACGTACAGACCCAAATCAAAGACAAACATTTACATGGAAACCGTCTATCCGGTGCTTAG CATGTTCAGCCTCCTGTTTCTGCACTTCTTCCTGTATGGATGTAACATTTTCATGTGGAGAAAGACCCGTATTAATTACAGCTTCATCTTTGAGCTGTCGCCAACAAGAGAACTCAAATATAGAGATGTGTTTTTGATCTGTACCACGTCAATGACTGTTGTAGTAGGGGTCTTGTTTGTACATCTGTTGCTCATAGCAAAGGGTTATAatgctcaaattcaagcaatcCCAGGCCTTCTACTATTG GTTTTTCTATTAGTGCTGGTGTGTCCTCTCAACATTATCTACAAATCAAGCCGCTACCGCTTCCTTTGTGTAATAAGAAACATCATTTTGTCCCCTCTGTACAAGGTGGTCATGCTGGATTTTTTCATGGCTGATCAACTTTGTAGCCAG GTACCGATGCTCAGAAATCTTGAGTATGTAGCTTGCTACTACATATCAGGAAGCTACAAAACTCAGGACTATGGACTTTGCATGAGGAACAAAAACTATAGAGACTTAGCCTATGCAGTTTCATTCCTTCCTTATTACTGGAGAGCTATGCAG TGTGCTCGAAGATGGTTTGATGAAGGACACACAAGCCATCTTGTCAATCTTGGAAAATATGTCTCAGCAATGTTGGCTGCAGGAGCCAAAGTAGCCTATGAGAAAGAAAGGAGCAGTGGCTGGCTTTGCCTGCTTGTAGTCATATCTAGTGCTGCAACGGTGTATCAGTTGTATTGGGACTTTGTGAAGGACTGGGGTTTGCTTCAGCCGCATTCCAAGAATCCATGGCTAAGAGATGAACTAATGCTGCGGAGAAAGTTCATTTACTACTTCTCCATG GGATTGAATCTTGTTCTCCGATTAGCTTGGTTGCAAACAGTTTTCCACTACAATTTTGGAAATGTAGACTACAGAGTGACGGGGCTACTTTTGGCTGCCCTGGAAGTTGTTAGAAGAGGTCATTGGAATTTTTATAG GTTGGAGAATGAGCATCTAAATAATGCAGGCAAATTTAGAGCTGTCAAAACAATACCACTTCCATTTCATGAAGTAGATGATCAAGACTGA
- the LOC113753737 gene encoding phosphate transporter PHO1 homolog 1 isoform X2: MVKFSKQFEGQLVPEWKEAFVDYWQLKKDLKRIHLLNPENTSVNKQPKQESCFSFSSLRKFSLLGHQQREHKVHRKLASSASKGDMYETELLEQFADTDAAKEFFILLDLQLNKVNQFYKAKEVEFLERGDSLKKQMQILVELKTLLQDERAKGSSAQDSKEDVSISGTISCDEESTTDKAEQEKGQDNPTDESDKSDVQYEDCSKPDELSKSISSKRVDGKFRSLSTRVINCQGKNLRIHIPLTNPTRTFSAITYLLWDDLVNQSSKKYGVEGSRLHINKTKLHHAEKMIRGAFIELYRGLGYLQTYRNLNLLAFVKILKKFDKVTNQQVLPIYLRVVESSYFNSSDKVLKLADEVEEIFVKHFAEDDRRKAMKYLKPTQRKESHSVTFFIGLFSGCFLALLIGYVIMAHVTGTYRPKSKTNIYMETVYPVLSMFSLLFLHFFLYGCNIFMWRKTRINYSFIFELSPTRELKYRDVFLICTTSMTVVVGVLFVHLLLIAKGYNAQIQAIPGLLLLVFLLVLVCPLNIIYKSSRYRFLCVIRNIILSPLYKVVMLDFFMADQLCSQVPMLRNLEYVACYYISGSYKTQDYGLCMRNKNYRDLAYAVSFLPYYWRAMQCARRWFDEGHTSHLVNLGKYVSAMLAAGAKVAYEKERSSGWLCLLVVISSAATVYQLYWDFVKDWGLLQPHSKNPWLRDELMLRRKFIYYFSMGLNLVLRLAWLQTVFHYNFGNVDYRVTGLLLAALEVVRRGHWNFYRLENEHLNNAGKFRAVKTIPLPFHEVDDQD; the protein is encoded by the exons ATGGTGAAGTTCTCTAAGCAATTTGAGGGTCAGCTGGTCCCTGAATGGAAAGAGGCTTTTGTAGATTATTGGCAACTCAAGAAAGACCTTAAGCGAATTCATCTCCTCAACCCTGAAAACACAAGTGTTAATAAGCagccaaaacaagaaagttgttTCTCCTTCTCTTCTTTAAGAAAGTTTTCTTTGCTTGGACATCAGCAAAGAGAACACAAG GTTCACCGAAAACTTGCGTCCTCAGCAAGCAAGGGAGATATGTACGAGACTGAATTGCTCGAGCAATTTGCTGATACCGATGCAGCGAAAGAGTTCTTCATACTTCTGGACCTTCAACTTAACAAAGTGAACCAATTTTACAAGGCGAAAGAGGTAGAGTTTCTTGAGAGAGGCGACTCACTGAAGAAACAAATGCAGATTCTTGTAGAGCTCAAAACCTTACTCCAGGATGAACGTGCTAAAGGGTCCTCTGCTCAAGATTCAAAAGAGGACGTTTCAATCTCAGGCACCATTTCTTGCG ATGAAGAATCTACCACAGACAAGGCAGAGCAAGAGAAGGGGCAGGACAATCCAACAGATGAGTCTGATAAAAGCGATGTCCAATACGAAGACTGTTCAAAACCAGATGAATTGTCCAAATCTATAAGTTCGAAGAGAGTAGATGGCAAATTCAGGAGTCTTTCGACTCGTGTTATCAACTGCCAGGGGAAAAATCTAAGAATTCACATTCCACTGACAAATCCAACACGTACATTCTCAGCAATAACATATCTACTTTGGGATGATTTGGTCAATCAATCATCCAAGAAATATGGTGTAGAAGGAAGTAGACTGCACATAAACAAAACAAAGCTACATCATGCTGAGAAAATGATCAGAGGAGCTTTCATTGAGCTCTACAGAGGATTGGGGTACCTCCAAACTTACAG GAACTTAAACTTGCttgcttttgtgaaaattttgaaaaaatttgacaaA GTGACTAACCAACAAGTTCTTCCCATTTATTTAAGAGTGGTCGAGAGTTCGTACTTCAACAGCTCAGACAAG GTTTTGAAGTTAGCAGATGAAGTCGAAGAAATATTTGTTAAACACTTTGCTGAAGATGACAGAAGAAAGGCCATGAAATACCTCAAACCTACACAGCGTAAAGAATCACATTCTGTGACGTTCTTCATTG GATTGTTCAGTGGGTGTTTCCTTGCGCTATTGATTGGATATGTCATCATGGCTCATGTCACGGGAACGTACAGACCCAAATCAAAGACAAACATTTACATGGAAACCGTCTATCCGGTGCTTAG CATGTTCAGCCTCCTGTTTCTGCACTTCTTCCTGTATGGATGTAACATTTTCATGTGGAGAAAGACCCGTATTAATTACAGCTTCATCTTTGAGCTGTCGCCAACAAGAGAACTCAAATATAGAGATGTGTTTTTGATCTGTACCACGTCAATGACTGTTGTAGTAGGGGTCTTGTTTGTACATCTGTTGCTCATAGCAAAGGGTTATAatgctcaaattcaagcaatcCCAGGCCTTCTACTATTG GTTTTTCTATTAGTGCTGGTGTGTCCTCTCAACATTATCTACAAATCAAGCCGCTACCGCTTCCTTTGTGTAATAAGAAACATCATTTTGTCCCCTCTGTACAAGGTGGTCATGCTGGATTTTTTCATGGCTGATCAACTTTGTAGCCAG GTACCGATGCTCAGAAATCTTGAGTATGTAGCTTGCTACTACATATCAGGAAGCTACAAAACTCAGGACTATGGACTTTGCATGAGGAACAAAAACTATAGAGACTTAGCCTATGCAGTTTCATTCCTTCCTTATTACTGGAGAGCTATGCAG TGTGCTCGAAGATGGTTTGATGAAGGACACACAAGCCATCTTGTCAATCTTGGAAAATATGTCTCAGCAATGTTGGCTGCAGGAGCCAAAGTAGCCTATGAGAAAGAAAGGAGCAGTGGCTGGCTTTGCCTGCTTGTAGTCATATCTAGTGCTGCAACGGTGTATCAGTTGTATTGGGACTTTGTGAAGGACTGGGGTTTGCTTCAGCCGCATTCCAAGAATCCATGGCTAAGAGATGAACTAATGCTGCGGAGAAAGTTCATTTACTACTTCTCCATG GGATTGAATCTTGTTCTCCGATTAGCTTGGTTGCAAACAGTTTTCCACTACAATTTTGGAAATGTAGACTACAGAGTGACGGGGCTACTTTTGGCTGCCCTGGAAGTTGTTAGAAGAGGTCATTGGAATTTTTATAG GTTGGAGAATGAGCATCTAAATAATGCAGGCAAATTTAGAGCTGTCAAAACAATACCACTTCCATTTCATGAAGTAGATGATCAAGACTGA
- the LOC113753268 gene encoding putative F-box protein At3g25750, with translation MAEKDLSVKLVNPFSGEIIHLPPIMVAIPGFHTVPECYIHRVILSCDPCLYPYSYVVAAMYNSAPVVAFIKSGEQSWTYVYNKFRPVNYILFHKEQLYAVNSRNQVLVIDYEGNDSSDDTEDEDEDEVEYYEGPCVEYLISQPTEYSHVSYLVESLDGGLLLVRRRYLEIIDDINYKVTVGFKVYRMTRKHSSDEEEEPEWVEIKSLPNIALFVGDNHSICIPAFGFRNCQSNCIYFTDDCTERDPDAPYEATDMGIFHLESGQIGKHYELPQSLSYLPPAEWILPKLQ, from the coding sequence ATGGCTGAAAAGGATTTATCCGTTAAGCTTGTGAATCCCTTTTCTGGGGAGATCATACATCTTCCTCCAATAATGGTAGCCATTCCTGGATTTCATACTGTACCTGAGTGCTACATCCACCGGGTTATTTTGTCTTGTGATCCTTGTTTGTACCCATACAGTTATGTGGTTGCTGCCATGTATAATTCTGCTCCCGTTGTGGCATTCATAAAGTCAGGTGAACAGTCATGGACTTATGtgtacaacaagtttaggcctGTCAATTATATTCTTTTTCATAAAGAACAATTATATGCAGTGAATTCTAGGAATCAGGTATTAGTTATTGATTATGAAGGTAATGATTCATCAGATGATACTGAAGATGAGGATGAGGATGAGGTGGAATACTATGAAGGTCCTTGTGTGGAATATTTGATATCACAGCCTACTGAATACTCTCATGTGTCTTATCTGGTTGAATCTTTGGACGGAGGTCTGTTATTGGTCCGAAGACGGTACCTTGAGATAATTGATGATATCAACTATAAGGTGACGGTGGGTTTCAAGGTTTATAGAATGACAAGGAAGCATTCAAGTGATGAGGAGGAGGAACCGGAATGGGTTGAAATCAAGAGTTTGCCTAATATTGCATTATTTGTGGGGGACAACCATTCTATTTGCATCCCAGCATTTGGTTTCCGCAACTGCCAGTCAAATTGTATATACTTCACAGATGACTGCACAGAGAGGGATCCTGATGCTCCTTATGAAGCTACTGACATGGGAATCTTTCATTTAGAGAGTGGACAAATAGGGAAACATTATGAGCTTCCTCAATCACTGTCATACTTGCCACCAGCAGAATGGATACTGCCAAAGTTGCAGTAA